The Flammeovirga agarivorans DNA window ACAACGGTTCCTGGAGATAAGCAATTGGCGATTCAGAGATTGATGGAATTACAAGAAATTAAACTTCAAAAAAGTGCTGTTGTAGCCCCTTCAAACTAGATCAAGATGAAAAAATTACTATATACTATCAGTTTAATGTTTTTGGGGATGTCAATGACTCAGGGACAAAGTAACCAATCTTCTCAGAGTTCTAATTTAGAGAATGCAGAAGTTGTAATCGAGAAAGAATCAAGTTTCGAACTTCCTATAATGAGTCGTGAATACGGGAAGATCGAAAAGATTAAAAGAAAAAATCAAAGAATACCTCAAGAGTATGAATTAGAGTTAATCACTTTAGATGTTGAAGACTCTTTGCCAAAGCAATTACCAGCAGTATTAGATAATAGAGAAGAGAAAAAGTTCTATGATAAATATGTTAGAGCAGGGCTCGGAAATTATCTAACACCTTATCTTGAGGCAGGTATAAACAATAATAGAAACCCTGATTTTGATTATGGATTGAAGCTATATCATAAATCATCTCAAGAAGGATCCGTTTATAAAAAGCTTTCTGCTGAATCACATAACTCTTTTGATGCTTTTGGTACTTATTACTCAGATTATGGTCAGTCTAAAGTAGGGTTGAATTATAATAGGATTGGGACACATTTTTATGGCTTTGAAGGTGATGAAACCCTAGTGACTCAAGATAGTATCAAACAAATAATACAAAATATAAGCTTTAACGCAAGTCATGAAATGCCTGCCTATTTAACAGGTAATTCTTACTCATTAAAAGGAGGGCTGTTATTTGATTATACATTTGATCATTTCGATGCATCTGAATTTCAAGTAGGTATTGATATCTCAGGAGACTATCATTTAGATGAAGAATCAAAAATTTCTGGATTTGTAGAAGGCGCATATAATCAATATAAAAATACAACAACAACTGCAGTTGAGGTTAGTGAAAATAGAAGTTGGGCTAAGTTTGGAGGAAATTATCAAACAAGAATTGACGAATGGTATGTTAAAGCTGGTGTTCAAATGGCATACAGTGCCGATTCAAATTCGAATGATAAAGGTTTCTATTTTTACCCAGACGTAATGGTGGAATACACTATTACGGAAGATGAATTAGCAGCTTTCTTGCAGGTGAAAGGAGGGTTAAAAATGGTACAATATAAAACTCTTTCTGAATTGAACCCTTGGTTGAGCAACGATGTAAATTTACTTCATGAGAACAACATCGTTGATATTGAAGCAGGTGTTGATGCTATTTTATTAGAATCAATTGGTATTAGAGGTACATTAGGTTATTCCATCTCTCAGAATATGGGATTCTTAGTGAATGACCCTAATGATGTGTCAAAATTTTTAATGTTATATGCTACTGATGGTAATACAGGAGTCTTTAAAATGGATATTGCTGGTACTTGGACTAAAAGAGAATGGACTGTAAAAGCAGAAGCAAAAGTAAATGCATACAGCGTTAGTGATTCTACTGTTCAAAAAGCTTATCATAGACCTGTTTCTGAGAATTCAGTAACAGTAAGCTATAAATATTTATCAAATTGGACATTTGGAGCGGTTATTTATAATAAGATTGGGATTACAGCTTTAGAAATAGATCCAACAACAGGAGTTAGGTCAGATGTGAGCCTTCCTGTAATTTTTGATATGAATTTAACTGCTCAATATAAGATCAATGATAACTTTGGAGCTTTTGCTTTAGTAAATAATTTATTCTCACAAAAGTACGAGAACTATTACCGATATAATGTAAAAGGATTTCAGTTATTAGCGGGTGTTAGTTATCGATTCTAGTTTAAAGTAAATCTTCTCTGTAATACAGATTGTGGCCTTATTTCTATAGAATAGTATATAAAGGCTTTCAAATTCTTATCATATTCTTTAATTTAGAGAATACTGTAACTTTTTCGACTATTGATTTAGTTTAGAAAAGCTCATTTTTTGCAATTACTCTATTAAAATTATTTGCATGATTGCTGATGCGATAAAAGATGCACTACTCGATTGGTGTGTCGTAGTTATTCCCGATTTAGGGACATTTTGGTCAGAAGAAAGTGGTGCCGAGGTATCCCCGTCAGGGAATATTATAAAACCTCCGCATGTAAATATTTCTTTTTCAGAAAATATTGAAGAGAAAGACTTAGAGGTTTATTCTTTAATTCAGTTTATAGCGAAAAGTGAAGACTTGGATCCTGATGAAGTAGCCATTCAAGTAAGTATGTTTGTTGCTAATATTCAACAGCGTCTTGAAGATGGAGAAACTGCTACAGTTGGAAACATGGGTTATTTTGTACAAGATGATGATGGTACATTAACCTTTAGGCAGAAGAGTGAAAATAACATCATTCCTGAAAGTTTTGGTCTCCCAAAAATCACTGCTACACCATTGTTAAATGATGATATAGAAGAAGATGTACCTATTTATCAGGAAGAGGAAGCTTTCTCTGGTGAAGAGGAGTTAGAATCATCGAAAAGACCAGTATGGTTATTGGTGTCAATTCCAATCATCATTTTACTTACAGTCGTAGGATATTTTGTGATGAAACCTTCTAACACTACACAAAGTGAAATCGCAGAAGAAGAGGTGATAGAACAACAGGTTGAAGATTCAGAAATAGACGAAAGCGTTGCTGCTGAAGACGTTGATGATGCTGCGGATATAGTTTCAGAACAAGAAGAAAGTACACCTGTAGAAGAAACAACCGTTGAAAAGGAAGAGGTGGTTGTCGAAGAGTCAGAACCTGCAACTAGAAACGGACATTATCACATTGTGATTGCTTCTTTTGGGGATAGAAAAAATGCTCAAAAAGCTGTACAAAAAGCAGAGTCTAAAGGATTTGATTATGTGGGTGTTATTGAATCTAAAGGTAAATTTAGAGTTGCAATAAAAGGATTCGTATCACACCAAGACGCAAAAGAAGAACTTCCAAAAGCTCAAGAATCATTCAAAGGAGCTTGGATTATAAGAATATAATTTAATAAAAACATTACTAGCAAATAATCATGAATTTATTGGCTGTATTACAAAATACAACAATGCCTGAAACAGGTATGCAAGGTTCATTGGAAGAGTCGGTCTCTTTATTTGAATTGATTGAAAAAGGAGGAATCACCATGGCAGTCTTGGGTTTCCTTTTTGTAATTGCTTTTTATCTCCTTGTGAATAAACTTTTAGTGATTAGGAAAGCCAAAAAGGATCCAACAACCTTATTAGAAAAAGTTAAGGGTGCTGTAAAAAAGGGAGATATCAATACTGCTAAAAAACATTGCGATAGAGACGTTACTCCAATGGGTAAAATGCTTAAAACTGGATTAGGTTATATTGGTGCTACCTCTAATTTAGACATGATCGAAAAAAGTGTAGAAAATGTGGGGAAGTTGGAATTATATAAACTGGAAAAAAATGTAGCTCTAGTAGGTATGATTTCAGGTGCTGCTCCGATGATTGGTTTTTTTGGAACAGTAATCGGTATGATTAACGCTTTTATTGCCATATCTCAAGAAGAGGGTTCAGTAAGCCCCAAGTTGTTATCGTCTGGTATTTACGAAGCAATGATTACAACTGCTGGTGGATTGGCAGTGGGTATTTTTGCCTATATCGCATACAATTATCTTGTAAGAGCAATGGCAGATGTCGTACATAAGATGGAGGTAGTTTCTATCGAGTTTATTGAATTACTACAATCAAACTAGAGAATGGGATTCAAACAAGAAAATAAAATTGATCCAACATTTAATATGTCGTCAATGACGGATATGATATTCCTGTTGTTGGTGTTTTTTATGTTGACTTCCAACTTTGTTACTCCATCTGGACTTCCAATTGCAGTTCCAAGTAGTAAAGCATCCAAAAAAGTGATGCCTAAGGTTTATGTGAGTATAACGAAAGATTTGCATTACTATGTAAATGAAGTAGAAGTACCTTTAAGTTTTCTAGAGGACGAATTGAAAGCAGTACTTCCGGTTAAAGAAGAAGGAGTAGTTGTTCTTACAGTAGATAAAGATGTTCCGGTGCAACACCTTGTTAATGTAGCAGGTATTGCCACTAACTTAAAGGCCAAAGTGTCAATAGCTACTAAACCTACCTCATCTGTTGGGAAATAGATTATGGGATTAAAGAAATCTAAAGAAGAAAAAAAAGAATCACGTAAGAATAGTATTCTTTCCATCATAGTGACAATCTTGGTGGTTGTTTTACTGTTTGTTTTTGCTTGGTTTACTGTTGTTTGGTCACCGCCAGATCCTCCAGTGCCTCAGTATGGTATTGAAGTGAACTTTGGTATTGATAATGCAGGATCGGGACAAGAACAACAAGAAACTCCTGTGGTTGAAGAAAGTGAATCTTTAGATGAACCAGCACCTGCTCCAGTCGAGGATGTAACAGAGGAGGTAGTAGAAGAAGTTGTAGAAAGCGTTGAAGAAGTGGTACAAGAAGAAATTCCTGAGCCTACAGAAGCAGTAGCAGAAGAAGCAGCTTCAGAACCTGAAGCTGTAACAGATGCTCCAGTGGAAGAATCAGTACAAACAGCTCCAGAGCCTAAAGTTGAAACCAAAAAGGAGGAGCCAGAAGTGATTAAGCCAGAAGTGAAGCCTCAAGAACCGGCTGCTACCATGGGACCTCCCAAGAGTTCAGGTGCTTCATCAGATGCAAAAACGAGTAACAATGGTAATGTTGATGGAGCTGTAGGTGATCAAGGAGATAGTCAAGGAACTATCAATTCAAATACCTTAATGCATTCAGCTGGAGGTAGTGGAGGTTCTTCACTTAATATGCCGGGTTGGAATTGGGTAGACCCTCCAATTGTTGATGATAAATCTACTGCAACAGGTATCATTAAATTTGAAATTCAAGTAGATGATTTCGGAGAGGTGATTGCGTTGAGGACTATATACAGATCGGTGCCTCGAGAAGTAGTAATGAAATACGAAGCAGCTGTGAAAAATCTCTCATTTTCACCTACAAGAGTTGATAGTGAGGTAGCAAGTATAACCACTGGTCAAATTACCTTTGTATTGAAGCGTAGGTAAATATTTATCATAAACAGAAAAGCCTATGACATCTTATTTGTCATAGGCTTTTTTATGTTTAAGAGACTAATTTTCTCTCCCCAGATTTAAAAGATAAACTTCCAAGTTTTCCTCTGAAGATAGTTCAAGCCGCTTTCTTAACCTTTTTCGGGCTACTTTTACACTATTTTGAGAAATACCCATAATAGCAGCGATGTCCTTACTCGACATATTTAATTTAATTAGAGAGCATAGTCTAATATTCCCCTCTGTTAACGAAGGGTGTTTTTTATGTAGCATATCTATAAATGGACGATGTACTTCAGCAAATAGCCCATTGAGGTATTCCCAGTCCTTTTCTACATTTTCGGCTCTTTTAATCTCTCTTCTGATGCTATTAATTTTTGAAGGGGAGAAATCTTGAGGATTCTTTTGTAATTCTGATAATTTCTCATCTAGCTGTTCAATTAAGGTATTTAAATGAACGATACGCAAAGCATGTGTTGTTAGTTCTTTTTCCCTAACTTCAAGAGTGTCTTTAATAAGGTCAGCCTTTTGTTGTTTGACTTCAAGAATATCCATTTCTTTAGCCAATAACGCCTGTGAGCGATCCTTTACCAATTGATCTAAAATTACTCTCTGCTTTTTTAAGTTTTTGATATATGCCACATAGATGGCATAGACTCCCAAACATAAAAAAGTAAGGACTAAAAGCTTAAAGCCAAAAGTTTCCCAATAATATGCCTTTAGTAAAAGTGTGATTTCAGATGTTTCACCCCATTTCCCATTTCTATATCTACATCTTACTTGAAATACATATTTACCAGGAGGAAAATTAGAATACATCATGGTCTGATGCTCTTTAGTTGTTGTCCAATTTTCATCAAAACCAATAATTCTCGTTTGGTACTCTAAGTTGTGCTGATAGTTGTAATCTAAGCCAACATATTGTATCGCGAAGTTTCTCTGATGAGCATCCAACGTTATCTCTTTTTCTTGAGAAATATCAATATTGGATGACTCCTGATGTGGTTCTGTTAAGATAAGTGATGTAATAGTAGGGCTAATTGAATTGTTATTGATCAGTTGTGCTTTTTTGGGAGAAAAGATAGTTAAGCCATCAGTGCCACCAAAAGCCAATAATGAATCCAAGACAGCACTTGAAGCACCAACATTAAATTGCATTCCTTGTAATCCGTCTTCAATAGAAAGTGATTTTAGATGACCATTTTTAATGTCATACATCGTCAGTCCCTTATTAGTAGAAAGCCATAAATGGTTTGATTTGTCAATCTCAATAGAGTAGATCACTTTATTTGGTAGGAGGTGATTTATTTTTGAAGGTATAAATGCATCTTTCTTTCTATCAAATTTCCACAAACCATTACCAAATGTTCCTACCCAAAGTGTTAGGTTTTCATCTTCTGATAAACTGAGTATGCTATTATTTAAGTTGATGCCTGTTTCTTGATTTTTATTTAAATGGAAACGTCTAAATGAATCTGTTGACTTATCGTATCGGTTTAATCCATTAAAGGTGCCTATCCATAAGTCACCTTTTACATCTTTGTATATTTTTCTACAATCGTTGTTGGAAAGGGAGTGATGGTCTTTTTTATTTTCAATATATCTATAGGCATTTCTCTTTTTAGGATCATAATGAATAATACCATTTGAAGTAGCAAGCCAGACTGTTTGGTCTTCATCAACATGGATATCCCAAATATTATCGTTGTCTATGGATTCATTATTTTGATCCTTAAGATTGATATGTCTTAACGACCCTTTCTTTTGAAGAAATAAACCTTCTTTATATGTGCCGACCCATAAACTATTGCCATCACTTTCCAATGATATAATATTCTTATCCTTGATTTTATTATTTACCTCACCAGTTTTTATATTGATCAAGTCTAGACCTCCACCATCTGTACCCACCCAGAGCTCATTGTTGTTTTTAGCTGCAATAGAAGTGACACTATTATTAGATAAACCAATTCCGTAGGTACTTGCATTTGACATAACGAAAAATGGGTCTTTATCATTGTAATGTAAAAAGCCGTTGCCAAAAGTACCTAACCATATTTCATCATTATCACCTTTGTATAAATAGTTGATGGTATGTTTCGATACCTTTTGATGAAGTAGTTTTACTGTTTTATGATCTGATGTAATGAGGATCACTCCATTCCCTTCAGTACCCAACCAAATGTTATCATGTGTATCATAAGTGATAGTCTTGATAGAGTGCTTACTTTTATATAAAACTTTGATCTCATCATTACGAGATACTTCATATAAATACCCATCCTTAGTGCCTATGATGATACTATTATCTCTAGGGAGAAAGCATGTGGCGTTTTTAATCTGTTTTATTATTGAAACATTAAAGACGTCTTTATTATAGCTGACTTTTCTTAGCCCTTTTTTATTTCCTATATATAGTTGACCATCAAAAAGACTAATATTATTAATGTTGACGATATCGATAGGAAGTGGTTGATAGGTTTTCGATGTGGAATGCTTGTAGAAAACACCTTGGTTGTTGATAGCGATAAACTGATTGTTCTCTTTATCCCAGATAACCTTTCTTACATCTTCAATATTTTCTTCTTTTGTGATAACCTCGCGATGGAATACTTTACTGACAGGATCAAAAACTTCCAAACTGCCATTAGTTCCAATCCATATTTTTTCATCAATAGGGGATAATGCTAAACTGCGTATTGAATTAAACTGTAGTTGATTCTGTGTATAACTATTGAAATGTTGAAAAGAATGACCATCAAAACGGTTTAAACCATCATCTGTTCCAATCCAAAGGAAGCCCTTTTGGTCAAACATAATGACATTTACATTATTTTGAGAGAGTCCGTTTTTTGCATTGTATTCGTTTAATTTTACCGGTTGTAAAGAGGTGTTTTGACCGTAGCATTGTAGCGAAAAAAGAATAAATAAAATGTACACCTTATTATAAATAAGGCAATAAAAAAGATGTAGTAGTTTTTTCATTGAGTGTAAGTGTAGTAGATGCTATAGTAAGTTAAATGTCGATAATACGTTTAAATATCACTATTCCTAATTTAAATTCAAATTGTTTTCCAATTACTTTGAAGTTTTTGAATTATTAGTGTTGATATTTTGGTATATCCTAATTTGAAACCATTAATTTTATACTAAGTATTTTTAAATACTTACCACTTAGACAATAGAAATAGTACATTTGTAATCACAATAAATCAAATAATATTACGATGAGCAAAATTCAAATTCCTCAGAATATTCAAGCATTAATTTTTGATATGGACGGTACTGTAGCAGATACTATGCCTATACATTATAAAGCATGGAGAGCTACATTAGATACTGTGGGTTACGACTTTTCAGAAAAAGAGTTCTACGATTTGGCGGGAGTGACATCAGAAGGAATTTTAAAGAAAATTAGTAAAGAAAATAATATCGAAATGGATATTCCTGCTTTAGTGAAATTAAAAGATGAGGAATATCTAAAAAGAATTGGTGATAATGTAAAGCCAGTTGAACCTATCTTTAATATTGCTAAAGAATATTATGGTAAGATGCCAATGGCAATTGGTACAGGTAATAACGATGAAGTGATTGAACATACCCTAACTGGAATAGGAGCCTATCATATGTTTGATGTAAAGGTAGGAGCTGATCAAGTTGAAAACGGTAAGCCTGATCCAGAGACATTTTTACAATGTGCAATCATGATGAGAGTAGAGCCAAGATACTGTTTGGTTTTCGAAGATGGAGACCCTGGAATAGAAGCTGCAAGAGCAGCAGGTATGAAGGTGATTGATGTAAGAAAATATATCTAGAAAAATACAGAGAAAAGCTTTAATCTTAAGAAGAGGTTAAAGCTTTTTTCGTTTATAAATACTTGATTATTACTGTGTTGAAAGTACACTTATATTCTTTTTAACTTTAAATAAGTGTTAATAAAGTTAAATTTATGATGTGTGAAAATGACAATATTGAAGATGTAAATAGGTCAATTACAAAGGATTATTTCACTATTAAATGAAATTAAATTAAGGTCTTTGTTATAGACTGACAATAGTCATGTTTTAAACCGTTTCTAATTTCTAATATTGGGACGTTATTAAAAATCAACAATTAAAAAAATACGAAGACATGAGTTTAATCGTAGACGTTCACGCAAGACAAATCCTTGACTCAAGAGGTAACCCAACAGTTGAGGTAGATGTAACAACTGAAACAGGTACAGTAGGTCGTGCTGCAGTTCCATCAGGAGCTTCAACAGGTGAGTACGAAGCTGTAGAATTACGTGACGGTGGTTCAGAGTACCTTGGTAAAGGTGTTTTGAAAGCGGTTGAAAACGTTAATGAAATTATTGCTGAAGAATTAATCGGTGCTTCTGTATTCGAACAAAATGCTATTGACCAAGCGATGATCGCTTTAGATGGTACTCCAAATAAAGCTAAGTTAGGTGCTAACGCTATTTTAGGTGTGTCATTAGCAGTAGCTCAAGCAGCAGCAGCTGAATTAGGTCTTCCTTTATATAGATATGTAGGTGGTGTTTCTGCAAACACAATGCCTGTACCAATGATGAACATCATCAACGGTGGTTCTCACTCAGATGCTCCTATCGCATTCCAAGAGTTCATGATCCAACCAGTATCAGCTCCAGATTTCACTACAGCTATCCGTATTGGTTGTGAAGTATTCCACGCATTAAAGAAAGTAATTCACGACCGTGGTCTTTCTACTGCAGTAGGTGACGAAGGTGGTTTCGCTCCAGCTTTCGAATCAACTGAGGATGCTTTAGATTCAGTGAAATTAGCAGTTGAAAACGCTGGTTACGTTTGGGGTAAAGACATCACAATCGCTTTAGACTGTGCTGCTTCTGAATTCTTCGTAGACGGTAAGTACAACTATGAGAAATTCAACGACATGAAAGGTGGCGTTAAATCTTCTCAAGAGCAAGCTGAATACTTAGCTGAGTTAACAAGAAAGTACCCTATCACTTCAATCGAGGATGGTATGGACGAAAACGATTGGGAAGGATTCAAAATCTTAACTGACCTTGTAGGTGAAAACGTACAATTAGTAGGTGACGATTTATTCGTAACTAACGTTGAGAAATTAGAAAGAGGTATCAACGAAGGTATCGCTAACTCTATCTTGATCAAAGTTAACCAAATCGGTTCATTAACTGAGACTATCGCTGCTGTTGAGATGGCACACAGAGCTGGTTATACTTCAGTAATGTCTCACCGTTCAGGTGAAACAGAAGACAATACTATTGCTGACTTAGCAGTAGCATTAAACTGTGGTCAAATCAAAACGGGTTCAGCTTCACGTTCTGACCGTATGGCTAAGTACAACCAATTACTTCGTATCGAAGAAAAATTAGGTTCTACTGCTAAATACTTAGGATTAGCTGCATTCAAGCAAGATTTCAACTTCTAATTAAGAAGTAAGTATAAATATTGCTAACTGTATCATTATGAACAGTTAAGGCGGAGGTCACCTCAATTGAGGTGACCTCTTTTTTTTACACTTTTAAAATTTATTAAGATTGATTACAAATAAGTTTCTTAATTATTTGTAATTAATCTTAATAAGCGATAATATTGCATCATCAGAAAATATTAAATTTTTTTCAAGTAATGAACTTTTTCTCTAATCATTTTAAGAAGACTTTAGTAATGTCTTCAATCGCTATCGCGTTTTTCTCTTGTGAAGATTCAAATGATGCAGCACCTTCTACTCCTGTGAACTACGACTTTGAAAATGTAGACTACTCAGGTCAGACTGCTAGAATCATGATGCTTGACTCTTTAGAAGGGTATATCAAATCGGGTAACGACGGTGTGACAAAGCTTTCTGCTGCTACTATGAATGCTATCTATACAAATGAATCAGGTGATTTATTTGGATCATCTAAGGATTTAGAAAGCAAAACAGCAAACGATGATAATCTACTTGCTAACGTTTATACATTACTTCCTGATTACTTCGCAGGTGCTGAAGCTTATTCTGGTTCTGAAGATAACGTAATCGATGGTAGATTATATATGCCAAACGGTCATGAGCCAGCTCAAATCGTAGGTAAAGGGTTAATGGGCGCTACTTTATACTACCAATCAGTTTCAAATTATTTAACTGATGAGAAATTAGATGGTGCTGATAACGAAACTGTAGTTGAAGGTGAAGGTACTGACATGGAACACTTCTGGGATGAAGGTTTCGGTTACTTTGGTGCTGCAACAGATTACACTACTAACGATGATGCAACAAACTACTATTGGGCTAGTTATGCTAAGAAAAGAGCAAGCGTTTATGACGTAAGTGCTGATATCTTTAATGCATTTATTGCTGGTAGAGTAGCAATTTCAGCAAAAGACTATGACGAAAGAAATGCTCAAAGAGACATCATCTTAGAGAAATGGGAAGAATTAGTGGCTATCAACGTAGTTCACTACTGTAACTCTGTTCTTTCAGATACAGAAGTAGGTGATATCTACCACCACCATTCAGAAGCTTTAGCTTTCGCTGTAGGTTTACAATATAACTCATCAAAGAAAATTAGTGATGAAGGTTTAACAAACCTTCTAATTGCTTTAAATGTATCAACTGTAACTTCTTCAAAAGAAGAAATTGATACAGCAATGGAAGCTGCAAAAGCTGTTATTAAAGAAGCTTATGGATTTGATGACGACGTAATGAGTAACTTATAATAGAAACTTATTATATTAAACATTAGATTAAACTCAGTTAGTCATTTAGATTAGCTGAGTTTAACTGTATACACTGAAACGAACTTTCTAATGAAAAAAATTAACCTATTCCTGACTTTATTTGCTTTCATTCTATTTACGTCTTGTGATGAAGATACTAACGATGTAAGTGTTGATTTTTCACAGACAGATATGTTAAGCAATTATGCTGATAACCTTATTGTACCAGCTTTTAAAAATTATTCAACAAGTACAGCATCTCTTTACACAGCGACTGAATCGTTCACTTCTGCTCCAGATGCTGATAAGTTATCAGGCTTAAAAGAGAATTTAATAGAAGTTTATGAAAATTGGGCAAAAGTTAATGCATATCAATATGGATATGCGGTTGATATTAACTTACAGACAAATACAAACTCATTTCCAACACAAAGAGATGATATAGATGCTAAAATAGAAGCAGGAGATTTTAATATCGAATCTATTTCTTCTTATAATATTAAGGGCCTTCCAGCAGTTGATTACTTATTGAATTCAGATACAGATGAAGCCATCTTATTAGAATTCACTGAAGATGAAAATAGAGGAACTTACCTTTTAACAGTAGTAAAGCAGTTAAATGATAATGCAGTAGCAACTTATGATGCATGGGATAATGGATATGCTGCTGAAT harbors:
- a CDS encoding MotA/TolQ/ExbB proton channel family protein, which produces MNLLAVLQNTTMPETGMQGSLEESVSLFELIEKGGITMAVLGFLFVIAFYLLVNKLLVIRKAKKDPTTLLEKVKGAVKKGDINTAKKHCDRDVTPMGKMLKTGLGYIGATSNLDMIEKSVENVGKLELYKLEKNVALVGMISGAAPMIGFFGTVIGMINAFIAISQEEGSVSPKLLSSGIYEAMITTAGGLAVGIFAYIAYNYLVRAMADVVHKMEVVSIEFIELLQSN
- the eno gene encoding phosphopyruvate hydratase, which gives rise to MSLIVDVHARQILDSRGNPTVEVDVTTETGTVGRAAVPSGASTGEYEAVELRDGGSEYLGKGVLKAVENVNEIIAEELIGASVFEQNAIDQAMIALDGTPNKAKLGANAILGVSLAVAQAAAAELGLPLYRYVGGVSANTMPVPMMNIINGGSHSDAPIAFQEFMIQPVSAPDFTTAIRIGCEVFHALKKVIHDRGLSTAVGDEGGFAPAFESTEDALDSVKLAVENAGYVWGKDITIALDCAASEFFVDGKYNYEKFNDMKGGVKSSQEQAEYLAELTRKYPITSIEDGMDENDWEGFKILTDLVGENVQLVGDDLFVTNVEKLERGINEGIANSILIKVNQIGSLTETIAAVEMAHRAGYTSVMSHRSGETEDNTIADLAVALNCGQIKTGSASRSDRMAKYNQLLRIEEKLGSTAKYLGLAAFKQDFNF
- a CDS encoding DUF4856 domain-containing protein, yielding MNFFSNHFKKTLVMSSIAIAFFSCEDSNDAAPSTPVNYDFENVDYSGQTARIMMLDSLEGYIKSGNDGVTKLSAATMNAIYTNESGDLFGSSKDLESKTANDDNLLANVYTLLPDYFAGAEAYSGSEDNVIDGRLYMPNGHEPAQIVGKGLMGATLYYQSVSNYLTDEKLDGADNETVVEGEGTDMEHFWDEGFGYFGAATDYTTNDDATNYYWASYAKKRASVYDVSADIFNAFIAGRVAISAKDYDERNAQRDIILEKWEELVAINVVHYCNSVLSDTEVGDIYHHHSEALAFAVGLQYNSSKKISDEGLTNLLIALNVSTVTSSKEEIDTAMEAAKAVIKEAYGFDDDVMSNL
- a CDS encoding TonB-dependent receptor, with the protein product MKKLLYTISLMFLGMSMTQGQSNQSSQSSNLENAEVVIEKESSFELPIMSREYGKIEKIKRKNQRIPQEYELELITLDVEDSLPKQLPAVLDNREEKKFYDKYVRAGLGNYLTPYLEAGINNNRNPDFDYGLKLYHKSSQEGSVYKKLSAESHNSFDAFGTYYSDYGQSKVGLNYNRIGTHFYGFEGDETLVTQDSIKQIIQNISFNASHEMPAYLTGNSYSLKGGLLFDYTFDHFDASEFQVGIDISGDYHLDEESKISGFVEGAYNQYKNTTTTAVEVSENRSWAKFGGNYQTRIDEWYVKAGVQMAYSADSNSNDKGFYFYPDVMVEYTITEDELAAFLQVKGGLKMVQYKTLSELNPWLSNDVNLLHENNIVDIEAGVDAILLESIGIRGTLGYSISQNMGFLVNDPNDVSKFLMLYATDGNTGVFKMDIAGTWTKREWTVKAEAKVNAYSVSDSTVQKAYHRPVSENSVTVSYKYLSNWTFGAVIYNKIGITALEIDPTTGVRSDVSLPVIFDMNLTAQYKINDNFGAFALVNNLFSQKYENYYRYNVKGFQLLAGVSYRF
- a CDS encoding ExbD/TolR family protein, encoding MGFKQENKIDPTFNMSSMTDMIFLLLVFFMLTSNFVTPSGLPIAVPSSKASKKVMPKVYVSITKDLHYYVNEVEVPLSFLEDELKAVLPVKEEGVVVLTVDKDVPVQHLVNVAGIATNLKAKVSIATKPTSSVGK
- a CDS encoding SPOR domain-containing protein; this translates as MIADAIKDALLDWCVVVIPDLGTFWSEESGAEVSPSGNIIKPPHVNISFSENIEEKDLEVYSLIQFIAKSEDLDPDEVAIQVSMFVANIQQRLEDGETATVGNMGYFVQDDDGTLTFRQKSENNIIPESFGLPKITATPLLNDDIEEDVPIYQEEEAFSGEEELESSKRPVWLLVSIPIIILLTVVGYFVMKPSNTTQSEIAEEEVIEQQVEDSEIDESVAAEDVDDAADIVSEQEESTPVEETTVEKEEVVVEESEPATRNGHYHIVIASFGDRKNAQKAVQKAESKGFDYVGVIESKGKFRVAIKGFVSHQDAKEELPKAQESFKGAWIIRI
- a CDS encoding ligand-binding sensor domain-containing protein translates to MKKLLHLFYCLIYNKVYILFILFSLQCYGQNTSLQPVKLNEYNAKNGLSQNNVNVIMFDQKGFLWIGTDDGLNRFDGHSFQHFNSYTQNQLQFNSIRSLALSPIDEKIWIGTNGSLEVFDPVSKVFHREVITKEENIEDVRKVIWDKENNQFIAINNQGVFYKHSTSKTYQPLPIDIVNINNISLFDGQLYIGNKKGLRKVSYNKDVFNVSIIKQIKNATCFLPRDNSIIIGTKDGYLYEVSRNDEIKVLYKSKHSIKTITYDTHDNIWLGTEGNGVILITSDHKTVKLLHQKVSKHTINYLYKGDNDEIWLGTFGNGFLHYNDKDPFFVMSNASTYGIGLSNNSVTSIAAKNNNELWVGTDGGGLDLINIKTGEVNNKIKDKNIISLESDGNSLWVGTYKEGLFLQKKGSLRHINLKDQNNESIDNDNIWDIHVDEDQTVWLATSNGIIHYDPKKRNAYRYIENKKDHHSLSNNDCRKIYKDVKGDLWIGTFNGLNRYDKSTDSFRRFHLNKNQETGINLNNSILSLSEDENLTLWVGTFGNGLWKFDRKKDAFIPSKINHLLPNKVIYSIEIDKSNHLWLSTNKGLTMYDIKNGHLKSLSIEDGLQGMQFNVGASSAVLDSLLAFGGTDGLTIFSPKKAQLINNNSISPTITSLILTEPHQESSNIDISQEKEITLDAHQRNFAIQYVGLDYNYQHNLEYQTRIIGFDENWTTTKEHQTMMYSNFPPGKYVFQVRCRYRNGKWGETSEITLLLKAYYWETFGFKLLVLTFLCLGVYAIYVAYIKNLKKQRVILDQLVKDRSQALLAKEMDILEVKQQKADLIKDTLEVREKELTTHALRIVHLNTLIEQLDEKLSELQKNPQDFSPSKINSIRREIKRAENVEKDWEYLNGLFAEVHRPFIDMLHKKHPSLTEGNIRLCSLIKLNMSSKDIAAIMGISQNSVKVARKRLRKRLELSSEENLEVYLLNLGREN
- a CDS encoding HAD family hydrolase — its product is MSKIQIPQNIQALIFDMDGTVADTMPIHYKAWRATLDTVGYDFSEKEFYDLAGVTSEGILKKISKENNIEMDIPALVKLKDEEYLKRIGDNVKPVEPIFNIAKEYYGKMPMAIGTGNNDEVIEHTLTGIGAYHMFDVKVGADQVENGKPDPETFLQCAIMMRVEPRYCLVFEDGDPGIEAARAAGMKVIDVRKYI